The following proteins are encoded in a genomic region of Terriglobia bacterium:
- the mnmE gene encoding tRNA uridine-5-carboxymethylaminomethyl(34) synthesis GTPase MnmE: MNLDDTIVAISTPPGRGGLGVVRLAGPDARAIAAPMLRLKSELEPNRALFGELVEPQYGGAAVPGCPEPGTKIDEVVVTFFQKPHSYTADDIVEISAHGSPVVLRHMVELALTRGARLAEPGEFTMRAFLNGRLDLTQAEAVRDLIDSQTLYQARVAAQQLGGALSHRLAPIKQELVELIATLEAGVDFAEDDVSVLPGPQILVRIDAVATPLRELCRSFAYGKLVREGLTLAIVGRPNVGKSSLFNRLVERERAIVTAAPGTTRDLVTETVAIGGIPVHLVDTAGIRQALDEAESIGIRKSLEALADADVVLVVFDLLTLGDSDFELEERTKGRPRVLVLNKADLHDEAHGVMTKTLPPGEVVSEEVIETSALTGQGIAELREKIMEIAGRAPQQETAFLTNLRQQKLVEDSLTALAAATHAVESNTPHEMLLLDLYGALRQLDEITGATTTDDILNLIFSTFCIGK, encoded by the coding sequence GTGAATTTAGACGACACGATCGTCGCCATTTCTACTCCACCCGGACGCGGCGGCCTTGGCGTGGTTCGCCTAGCCGGACCCGACGCGCGCGCCATCGCCGCGCCCATGCTGCGCCTGAAGTCCGAGCTGGAGCCCAATCGCGCCCTCTTCGGCGAGTTGGTCGAGCCGCAATACGGGGGGGCAGCCGTCCCCGGCTGTCCTGAGCCCGGGACCAAGATAGACGAGGTCGTGGTCACGTTCTTCCAGAAGCCGCACTCCTACACCGCCGACGACATCGTCGAAATCTCGGCCCACGGCTCTCCTGTCGTATTACGACATATGGTCGAGCTCGCGCTCACCCGCGGCGCGCGCCTCGCCGAACCCGGCGAATTCACCATGCGCGCCTTTCTCAATGGCCGGCTGGACCTCACGCAGGCGGAAGCCGTTCGCGACCTGATTGACTCGCAAACTCTCTACCAGGCCCGCGTTGCCGCGCAGCAGCTCGGGGGCGCGCTCTCGCACCGCCTGGCGCCTATCAAGCAAGAATTGGTTGAGCTGATCGCCACCCTGGAAGCGGGCGTGGATTTCGCCGAGGACGACGTCTCCGTTCTTCCCGGCCCGCAGATCCTGGTGCGCATTGACGCCGTCGCCACGCCGCTGCGCGAGCTTTGCCGCTCCTTCGCTTACGGCAAACTGGTGCGCGAAGGCCTGACCCTTGCCATCGTCGGCCGCCCCAACGTCGGCAAGTCGTCGCTGTTCAACCGGTTGGTGGAACGCGAGCGCGCCATCGTCACTGCCGCGCCCGGTACCACGCGCGATCTGGTCACCGAAACCGTCGCCATCGGCGGGATTCCCGTGCACCTGGTGGACACCGCCGGCATTCGCCAGGCACTCGACGAGGCTGAATCCATCGGCATCCGTAAATCGCTGGAGGCCCTCGCCGACGCGGATGTTGTTTTGGTTGTTTTCGATTTGCTCACCTTGGGCGACAGCGATTTCGAACTGGAGGAACGCACTAAGGGCCGGCCGCGAGTCCTGGTGCTGAACAAGGCTGATCTGCACGACGAGGCGCACGGTGTAATGACGAAGACACTGCCACCAGGAGAGGTTGTTTCTGAAGAGGTGATCGAGACCTCCGCTTTGACCGGACAAGGAATCGCCGAGCTGCGGGAGAAAATAATGGAGATCGCCGGCCGCGCCCCCCAGCAGGAGACCGCGTTCCTCACCAACCTCCGCCAGCAGAAGCTGGTCGAGGACTCGCTCACCGCTCTTGCCGCCGCCACCCACGCGGTCGAGAGCAACACCCCGCACGAAATGCTCCTGCTCGACCTCTACGGCGCCCTCCGCCAGCTCGACGAAATCACCGGCGCCACCACCACCGACGACATCCTCAACCTGATCTTCTCCACGTTTTGCATCGGAAAATGA
- a CDS encoding macro domain-containing protein, whose amino-acid sequence MLRITTGNLLEANVEALVNTVNCVGVMGKGIALQFRQAFPDNYRQYQKACERGVVEPGKMFVVETGKFVGPKYIINFPTKRHWRGVSRLSDIRGGLSALAEVIQTLQIRSIAIPPLGCGSGGLDWKEVSHLIQRQLSGLAAVDILLFAPHGAPAAEQMLVATVKPKMTRGRALLLALLDRYGSVGYRHTMLEVQKLAYFLQAAGERLRLRFTKYFLGPYAENLHHVLQNIEGHYVRGYGDRSSHAEIALLPGARKAAFEFLQNDQEALERIDRVSHLIEGFETPYGLELLATIHWIVNEDPKAAGDFAAVVRGFTGWNRRKHEIFREEHIRKGWLRLRDQGWFSGLDSDPAPAEDDEIARQRPA is encoded by the coding sequence ATGCTGCGTATAACGACTGGTAATTTGCTTGAAGCGAACGTCGAAGCTCTGGTGAACACTGTAAACTGCGTTGGCGTGATGGGCAAGGGCATCGCACTACAGTTCAGGCAGGCGTTTCCTGACAACTACCGCCAGTATCAGAAGGCATGCGAGCGAGGAGTTGTAGAGCCAGGAAAGATGTTCGTGGTAGAAACCGGAAAGTTCGTTGGTCCGAAGTACATCATCAATTTTCCCACAAAGCGTCACTGGCGAGGCGTTTCGCGCCTGAGCGACATTCGAGGGGGGCTTAGCGCACTGGCTGAGGTGATCCAGACGCTGCAAATTCGGTCGATAGCTATACCGCCCTTGGGGTGCGGCAGCGGAGGTCTGGACTGGAAGGAGGTCTCCCACCTCATCCAAAGGCAGCTGTCGGGGCTTGCAGCTGTTGACATCTTGCTCTTTGCTCCCCACGGTGCACCTGCAGCGGAACAAATGCTGGTTGCCACGGTCAAACCCAAAATGACGCGCGGGAGAGCACTGTTGCTGGCCCTACTCGACCGGTACGGTTCGGTCGGGTATAGACACACAATGCTCGAGGTGCAGAAGCTAGCGTATTTCCTACAAGCAGCAGGTGAACGCCTGCGGCTAAGATTCACGAAGTACTTTCTGGGACCCTATGCCGAGAATCTTCATCATGTACTCCAAAACATTGAAGGACACTACGTCAGAGGTTATGGGGACCGCAGCAGTCATGCTGAGATTGCTTTATTGCCGGGCGCTCGGAAGGCTGCGTTTGAGTTCCTGCAAAACGATCAAGAGGCCCTTGAGCGAATCGACAGGGTTAGCCATTTGATCGAGGGTTTTGAGACGCCGTATGGTCTGGAGTTGTTGGCTACCATTCACTGGATCGTGAATGAAGACCCGAAGGCGGCTGGGGATTTTGCAGCCGTGGTTCGCGGTTTTACGGGTTGGAATCGTCGGAAACACGAGATCTTCCGCGAGGAACACATACGGAAGGGCTGGCTTCGGTTGCGTGACCAAGGTTGGTTTTCAGGGCTGGACTCTGATCCCGCCCCGGCAGAAGACGATGAAATCGCCCGCCAGCGACCAGCATGA